The following coding sequences are from one Macaca nemestrina isolate mMacNem1 chromosome 1, mMacNem.hap1, whole genome shotgun sequence window:
- the LOC105484460 gene encoding uncharacterized protein KIAA0040 has translation MERISAFFSSIWDTILTKHQEGIYNTICLGVLLGLPLLVIITLLFMCCHCCWSPPGKRGQQPEKNKKKKKKKKKDEEDLWISAQPKLLQMEKRPSLPV, from the coding sequence ATGGAGAGAATCAGCGCCTTCTTCAGCTCTATCTGGGACACCATCTTGACCAAACACCAAGAAGGCATCTACAACACCATCTGCCTGGGAGTCCTCCTGGGCCTGCCACTCTTGGTGATCATCACACTCCTCTTCATGTGTTGCCATTGCTGCTGGAGCCCACCAGGCAAGAGGGGCCAGCAGCcagagaagaacaagaagaaaaagaagaagaagaagaaggatgaAGAAGACCTCTGGATCTCTGCTCAACCCAAACTTCTCCAGATGGAGAAGAGACCATCACTGCCTGTTTAG